One window of Camelina sativa cultivar DH55 chromosome 4, Cs, whole genome shotgun sequence genomic DNA carries:
- the LOC104784103 gene encoding MATH domain and coiled-coil domain-containing protein At3g58370-like — MGDRLYENQFTWVINNFSSLQYDEKIYSDVFVIDGCNWRVVATLKGNKYDESLYLSLAVPDAESLPFGWRRRAEFSFTIRSFDYNTPERGCASSIPLGKLDAKYCGLIFDEQVKIFGELDVLEVICKSEPISIELHGYVQSSSVF; from the exons ATGGGGGATCGACTTTATGAGAACCAGTTCACATGGGTGATTAATAATTTCTCTTCTTTGCAATATGATGAGAAGATATATTCTGATGTATTCGTGATCGATGGATGTAATTG GCGTGTTGTGGCGACTTTAAAGGGAAATAAATATGATGAGTCTCTGTATCTGTCTCTGGCGGTCCCTGATGCTGAGTCTTTGCCTTTTGGATGGAGAAGACGCGCAGAGTTTTCTTTTACTATA AGGTCTTTTGATTACAATACTCCTGAACGTGGTTGTGCATCCAGTATTCCCCTTGGAAAACTTGATGCCAAATATTGTGGACTTATATTTGATGAACAAGTCAAGATTTTTGGAGAGCTTGATGTTCTTGAAGTTATCTGCAAGTCTGAACCTATCAGCATTGAACTCCATGGGTATGTTCAATCTTCATCGGTATTCTAA
- the LOC104781486 gene encoding probable 2-oxoglutarate/Fe(II)-dependent dioxygenase isoform X1, translating to MSMIQDWPEPIVRVQSLSESNLRAIPNRYVKPLSQRPNITSHNKINPHTATTIPIIDLGGLYTDDITRQAKTLDNISEACRERGFFQVVNHGMNPQLMDQAKATWREFFHLPMELKNMHANSPKTYEGYGSRLGVEKGAILDWSDYYFLHYQPSSLKDYTKWPSLPLHCRDILEDYCKELVKLCEELMKILSRNLGLREDRLQIAFGGKEESGGCLRVNYYPKCPQPELALGLSPHSDPGGLTILLPDEQAASLQVRGSDDAWITVEPAPNAFIVNIGDQIQMLSNSIYNSVEHRVIVNPANERLSLAFFYNPKGDVPIEPLKELVTVDSPPLYSSTTYNRYRQFIRTQGPRSKCHIEELKSPR from the exons ATGAGCATGATCCAAGACTGGCCTGAGCCTATAGTCCGTGTCCAATCCTTATCTGAAAGCAACCTCCGAGCCATACCAAACCGTTATGTCAAGCCTCTATCTCAGCGTCCAAACATAACCTCTCACAACAAAATCAACCCTCACACGGCCACCACCATTCCCATCATTGACTTAGGTGGCTTATACACAGACGACATAACTCGTCAAGCCAAAACGCTTGATAATATCTCAGAAGCTTGTAGAGAAAGGGGATTTTTCCAAGTGGTGAACCACGGAATGAATCCGCAGCTCATGGACCAAGCTAAAGCAACATGGAGAGAGTTCTTTCATCTTCCCATGGAGCTAAAAAATATGCATGCTAATTCGCCCAAGACTTACGAGGGATATGGAAGCCGACTAGGCGTAGAAAAGGGTGCTATTCTTGATTGGAGCGATTACTATTTTCTTCACTACCAACCTTCGTCTTTGAAGGATTACACCAAGTGGCCTTCCTTGCCTCTTCATTGCCg GGATATATTGGAGGATTACTGCAAGGAACTTGTGAAATTGTGCGAGGAATTGATGAAGATATTATCGAGAAACTTGGGATTGCGAGAGGACAGGCTTCAAATTGCGTTTGGTGGTAAAGAGGAATCAGGAGGATGTTTAAGGGTTAATTATTACCCAAAATGCCCTCAGCCGGAGTTAGCTCTTGGTCTCTCTCCGCACTCTGATCCCGGCGGATTGACCATTCTCTTGCCGGATGAACAAGCCGCCAGTCTTCAGGTTCGTGGATCCGACGACGCATGGATCACAGTCGAACCAGCTCCCAATGCTTTCATCGTTAACATTGGTGACCAAATTCAG aTGCTGAGCAATTCAATATACAACAGCGTAGAACACAGAGTGATCGTGAACCCTGCAAATGAGAGGTTGTCGTTGGCGTTCTTCTACAACCCAAAGGGCGATGTTCCGATCGAGCCGTTGAAGGAGCTGGTGACCGTAGACTCACCACCTCTCTACTCCTCCACCACATACAATCGCTACCGTCAATTCATTCGTACGCAAGGACCACGTAGCAAATGTCATATCGAGGAACTTAAATCCCCTCGATAG
- the LOC104781486 gene encoding probable 2-oxoglutarate/Fe(II)-dependent dioxygenase isoform X2, whose protein sequence is MSMIQDWPEPIVRVQSLSESNLRAIPNRYVKPLSQRPNITSHNKINPHTATTIPIIDLGGLYTDDITRQAKTLDNISEACRERGFFQVVNHGMNPQLMDQAKATWREFFHLPMELKNMHANSPKTYEGYGSRLGVEKGAILDWSDYYFLHYQPSSLKDYTKWPSLPLHCRDILEDYCKELVKLCEELMKILSRNLGLREDRLQIAFGGKEESGGCLRVNYYPKCPQPELALGLSPHSDPGGLTILLPDEQAASLQVRGSDDAWITVEPAPNAFIVNIGDQIQLLVLIKHVHASFFFFFFVVFSF, encoded by the exons ATGAGCATGATCCAAGACTGGCCTGAGCCTATAGTCCGTGTCCAATCCTTATCTGAAAGCAACCTCCGAGCCATACCAAACCGTTATGTCAAGCCTCTATCTCAGCGTCCAAACATAACCTCTCACAACAAAATCAACCCTCACACGGCCACCACCATTCCCATCATTGACTTAGGTGGCTTATACACAGACGACATAACTCGTCAAGCCAAAACGCTTGATAATATCTCAGAAGCTTGTAGAGAAAGGGGATTTTTCCAAGTGGTGAACCACGGAATGAATCCGCAGCTCATGGACCAAGCTAAAGCAACATGGAGAGAGTTCTTTCATCTTCCCATGGAGCTAAAAAATATGCATGCTAATTCGCCCAAGACTTACGAGGGATATGGAAGCCGACTAGGCGTAGAAAAGGGTGCTATTCTTGATTGGAGCGATTACTATTTTCTTCACTACCAACCTTCGTCTTTGAAGGATTACACCAAGTGGCCTTCCTTGCCTCTTCATTGCCg GGATATATTGGAGGATTACTGCAAGGAACTTGTGAAATTGTGCGAGGAATTGATGAAGATATTATCGAGAAACTTGGGATTGCGAGAGGACAGGCTTCAAATTGCGTTTGGTGGTAAAGAGGAATCAGGAGGATGTTTAAGGGTTAATTATTACCCAAAATGCCCTCAGCCGGAGTTAGCTCTTGGTCTCTCTCCGCACTCTGATCCCGGCGGATTGACCATTCTCTTGCCGGATGAACAAGCCGCCAGTCTTCAGGTTCGTGGATCCGACGACGCATGGATCACAGTCGAACCAGCTCCCAATGCTTTCATCGTTAACATTGGTGACCAAATTCAG ttgttagTTTTGATAAAGCACGTGCAtgcatctttcttcttcttcttcttcgttgtattttctttttag